The genomic interval CTAATATGCTGCCGATGAGAACGCCGCCAGGGCCGCGGGCATTTGGAATATGGCAAGGCAAATTCATCAATCCATGGGATTATCGAAAACAACATCAAGGATCCGTCGCTCGTTGTGGTTGCAAGGATCATGTGAAACTTCAAGGGAAACTAGCACGTATGACCCAGATCACAGCACAAGAGGAATTCTGGGCCGGGGAGTTTGGCGACAACTACATCGACCGGAATCAAAGTCAGGAAGTGCTGGCCGCCAAAATCGCGATGTTTGCCCGAATTGTCCAGCGATGCAGCAATGTCCGGTCAGTTCGAGAGCTTGGCGCCAACATCGGCCTTAATATTCTGGCCCTCAAGACCCTGCTTCCATACGCAGCGTTCCAAGCCATCGAAATAAACAGCCAAGCCTTTGAAAGGCTAGCGACGATACCCGGAATAGCTGCTTCCAATACGACGTTGTTCGAGCCGGTCGAGTGGTCAAGCGTCGATCTGGCGTTTACCGCCGGTGTCTTGATCCACCTCAATCCTGACATGCTGCCGGTGGCCTATGAAAGGCTCTATGAGGCCAGCAATCGTTATGTCCTCGTGGCGGAGTACTACAATCCCTCCGTGGTCGAGATCAGCTATCGCGGTCACAGTGGGCGTTTGTGGAAGCGGGATTTTGCCGGCGAGATGATGGACAAGTACCCTGATTTAAAACTTGTCGATTACGGGTTTATCTATCGTCGAGACCCGGCATTCCCTGCTGACGACCTGACGTGGTTCCTGATGGAAAAGCGGGCCTGATTAATCAGCCAATATAGCGTCGGCGGGTCGTTGCGATCTGCACTACGCACAACGCCAAGATATTGGCTCGTGGTTGGTACGGGGCGGCTATGCTGTCGACTATGCGAGGTACTCCAAGGGTCGATATAAAGCGGAGCAGCAGCTAGCAAAGGCCGATCG from Nitrobacter sp. NHB1 carries:
- a CDS encoding pseudaminic acid biosynthesis-associated methylase, with the translated sequence MSPDLLAIHNNPSICLFRGSPDIAEGLIARLHAQIQWKERWSSAGFVTRARTMHGLQILSKVLQKCSNMLPMRTPPGPRAFGIWQGKFINPWDYRKQHQGSVARCGCKDHVKLQGKLARMTQITAQEEFWAGEFGDNYIDRNQSQEVLAAKIAMFARIVQRCSNVRSVRELGANIGLNILALKTLLPYAAFQAIEINSQAFERLATIPGIAASNTTLFEPVEWSSVDLAFTAGVLIHLNPDMLPVAYERLYEASNRYVLVAEYYNPSVVEISYRGHSGRLWKRDFAGEMMDKYPDLKLVDYGFIYRRDPAFPADDLTWFLMEKRA